From the Psychrobacillus sp. FSL K6-4046 genome, one window contains:
- a CDS encoding iron-hydroxamate ABC transporter substrate-binding protein, protein MKKLLIPILFLLILLMSACNNDETNGTANENPKESTTITYNSEEGPIEVPADPKRVVVVSTYAGNVAALGVNLVGVDAWSKSNPQFDKYFADVEEVSEDNLEKIIELDPDLIIGLSTAKNLDKLKEIAPTVTFTYGKVDYLTQHLEIGKLLNKEKEAQEWIDDFKKRAQTAGEEIKTKIGDDATVSVIENFDKQLYVFGDNWGRGTEIIYQEMKLAMPEKVKEMALKDGFYALSLEVLPEYAGDYIIFSKAGTQDNSFQETDVYKNIPAVKEDRVFEAVAEEFYFNDPISLDYQLAFFKENFLNSK, encoded by the coding sequence ATGAAAAAGCTTCTTATACCAATATTGTTTTTACTTATCTTATTAATGAGCGCTTGTAATAATGACGAAACAAATGGAACAGCTAATGAAAATCCCAAAGAGTCTACTACTATTACATATAATTCAGAGGAAGGTCCGATTGAAGTTCCTGCTGATCCGAAACGTGTTGTGGTGGTATCTACCTATGCGGGGAATGTAGCCGCACTCGGAGTAAACCTTGTTGGGGTTGATGCTTGGTCGAAATCTAATCCTCAGTTTGATAAGTATTTCGCAGATGTAGAAGAGGTTTCAGAGGATAACCTAGAAAAAATTATTGAGCTAGACCCGGATTTAATCATTGGACTTTCCACTGCTAAAAATTTAGACAAATTAAAAGAGATTGCTCCAACTGTTACGTTTACGTATGGAAAAGTAGATTACCTTACTCAACATTTAGAAATTGGAAAACTATTAAATAAAGAAAAAGAAGCTCAGGAATGGATAGATGATTTTAAGAAACGTGCACAAACAGCAGGTGAAGAAATTAAAACCAAAATAGGTGATGATGCAACTGTCTCTGTTATCGAGAATTTTGACAAGCAATTATATGTATTTGGTGATAACTGGGGTAGAGGAACAGAAATTATCTATCAGGAAATGAAGCTAGCAATGCCTGAAAAAGTAAAGGAAATGGCTTTAAAAGATGGGTTTTATGCTTTATCGCTCGAAGTATTGCCTGAATATGCAGGAGATTACATTATTTTCAGTAAAGCAGGGACACAGGATAACTCCTTCCAAGAAACTGATGTATACAAAAATATTCCTGCCGTAAAAGAAGATCGAGTTTTTGAGGCTGTTGCTGAAGAATTCTACTTCAATGACCCAATTTCTTTAGACTATCAACTAGCGTTCTTTAAGGAAAATTTTTTAAACAGTAAATAG
- a CDS encoding ABC transporter ATP-binding protein translates to MVRLYTEDLSIGYGEKLIVKELSIQIPDQKITTIIGPNGCGKSTLLKAITRIIPHQSGSILLDGKTVSRENTKVLAKKMAILPQTPESASGLSVGELVSYGRFPYQSGFGRLTKRDYEVIDWAMEVTGTLGFKYLPVDSLSGGQRQRVWIAMALAQETEIIFLDEPTTYLDMAHQLEVLELLQKLNVQEKRTIVMVLHDLNQAARFADYIIALKDGHIIKAGNCKEVITKEILRDVFQIDAEIGLDPRTEKPMCITYNLLKGEYKK, encoded by the coding sequence ATGGTTCGCCTTTATACGGAAGATTTGTCTATAGGCTATGGAGAAAAACTTATTGTGAAGGAGCTATCTATACAAATTCCTGACCAAAAAATTACAACAATTATTGGCCCTAATGGCTGTGGCAAATCCACCCTTCTAAAAGCAATTACGCGGATTATTCCACACCAATCAGGATCTATATTGTTAGATGGGAAAACAGTTTCAAGAGAAAACACAAAAGTGCTTGCTAAGAAGATGGCGATTCTCCCCCAAACTCCGGAAAGTGCAAGTGGACTTTCAGTTGGTGAACTAGTATCCTATGGTCGTTTCCCCTACCAAAGCGGTTTTGGACGTCTCACCAAAAGAGATTATGAGGTAATAGATTGGGCAATGGAAGTGACTGGAACCCTTGGGTTTAAATATCTACCAGTAGATTCCCTTTCAGGAGGACAGCGTCAAAGAGTCTGGATTGCTATGGCGCTTGCACAGGAAACGGAAATCATCTTTTTAGATGAACCAACCACCTATCTCGATATGGCCCACCAATTAGAAGTACTAGAGCTTTTACAGAAGTTAAATGTTCAAGAAAAAAGAACTATTGTTATGGTTTTACATGATTTAAACCAAGCTGCACGCTTTGCTGATTATATTATTGCTCTCAAAGATGGCCATATTATTAAGGCTGGTAATTGCAAGGAAGTCATCACAAAAGAAATTTTAAGAGATGTCTTTCAAATTGATGCTGAAATAGGCTTGGATCCGAGGACAGAAAAACCAATGTGCATTACATATAACCTACTAAAGGGAGAATATAAAAAATGA